A stretch of Podospora bellae-mahoneyi strain CBS 112042 chromosome 5, whole genome shotgun sequence DNA encodes these proteins:
- a CDS encoding hypothetical protein (CAZy:GH5; EggNog:ENOG503NUZ4; COG:G), with protein sequence MTGAGFRLIVENGKFRDAHGRQITLRGINVAGDAKYPSIPDQPSHMAENFFDGDSVRFTGRPFPKEEAHLHFSRLKRCGYNTIRYVFTWEAIEAAGPGIYDEEWIDNTIGVLRAARDYGFYIFMDPHQDVWSRFSGGSGAPMWTLYAAGLNPQSFAATEAAIVHNVYPEPEKFPKMIWSTNYYRLAAATMFTFFFAGKTFAPKCIIDGMNIQDYLQGHFIRACEHLAKRIHEAGDIENDVVFGWESLNEPNKGMIGYEDISVIPKEQNLKKGTCPTIWQTILTGSGRAVEVETWDMGQIGPYKVGRTLVDPHGEVAWLPADYDESRYGYKRDPGWKLGECIWAQHGVWDPATDTLLKKDYFGIHPTTGEHIDYPYFTNNFFMEYFRAYRDAIRSHHKNAVILLQGPTMELPPKIKGTPDGDDPLLVYAPHWYDGITLMTKKWNRYWNIDVIGVLRGKYWTPASGLRFGETAIRKCFAEQHATMRQEGLDYIGNVPCVMTEFGIPYDMDDQKAYKTGDYASQSAAMDANHFAVESSGLEGYTLWLYMTKNVHERGDQWNGEDLSIFSIDDKLLPVSPIPRSPSTSSLLKPGDGSQRKEVDDDGSVTPANLRRSITNPSISSEVTSRQPELTVAPGYRAAEAYVRPAPVVTVGTIKNYFFDLKQCQFNMTIIAHKAAETDTPTIILLPDYHFPKDECIVEVSSGKWEISSDEEEFIMLQRLRWWHGKGEQVLKITGVVKKHNIGEGEGGYYDQLSNAVDFVGSCSVM encoded by the exons atgACCGGCGCCGGCTTTCGATTGATTGTCGAAAATGGCAAGTTTCGAGACGCCCACGGCCGCCAGATCACCCTCCGAGGCATCAATGTCGCCGGCGATGCCAAGTACCCCAGCATACCCGACCAGCCTTCCCACATGGCCGAGAACTTCTTCGACGGCGACAGTGTCAGGTTCACAGGACGACCGTTCcccaaagaagaagcccatctTCACTTCTCGAGGCTAAAACGCTGCGGTTACAACACCATCCGCTATGTTTTTACCTGGGAGGCCATCGAAGCCGCCGGGCCGGGTATCTACGACGAGGAGTGGATTGATAACACGATAGGTGTCTTGCGCGCTGCGAGGGACTATGGATTTTACATTTTCATGGATCCTCATCAGGATGTG TGGTCGCGATTCTCGGGCGGATCTGGGGCGCCCATGTGGACGTTGTACGCTGCCGGTCTGAACCCACAGAGCTTTGCTGCGACGGAAGCTGCTATTGTACACAATGTCTATCCGGAACCCGAGAAATTCCCAAAGATGATTTGGTCAACCAATTACTACCGCCTTGCTGCGGCTACCATgttcaccttcttctttgccggCAAGACGTTTGCGCCGAAATGCATCATTGATGGGATGAACATCCAGGACTACCTGCAAGGGCACTTCATCCGTGCCTGTGAGCATTTGGCCAAGAGGATACACGAGGCTGGCGACATTGAGAACGATGTCGTCTTTGGGTGGGAGAGCTTGAACGAGCCAAACAAGGGCATGATCGGGTATGAAGACATCAGTGTAATTCCGAAAGAGCAGAATTTGAAGAAGGGCACGTGTCCGACGATATGGCAGACCATTCTGACCGGGTCAGGGCGGGCTGTCGAGGTTGAGACGTGGGATATGGGTCAGATTGGGCCCTACAAAGTAGGGCGGACGTTGGTGGATCCCCATGGCGAGGTTGCGTGGTTGCCGGCCGACTACGACGAGTCCCGTTATGGGTACAAGAGAGATCCCGGGTGGAAGCTGGGCGAGTGCATCTGGGCTCAGCATGGGGTATGGGACCCGGCTACCGATACGCTGCTCAAGAAGGACTACTTTGGGATACACCCGACGACGGGGGAGCATATTGACTATCCTTATTTCACCAACAACTTCTTCATGGAGTACTTCCGGGCATACCGGGATGCTATTCGAAGTCACCACAAGAACGCCGTGATCCTTCTGCAAGGCCCGACGATGGAGCTCCCGCCAAAGATCAAGGGGACTCCGGATGGCGATGACCCTCTTCTCGTTTATGCCCCGCATTGGTATGACGGCATCACTCTGATGACCAAGAAATGGAATCGGTACTGGAATATCGATGTAATAGGTGTCTTGCGCGGGAAGTACTGGACCCCGGCTTCGGGTCTACGGTTCGGTGAGACGGCTATCCGAAAGTGTTTTGCGGAACAACACGCAACCATGAGGCAAGAGGGCTTGGACTACATCGGAAACGTGCCTTGTGTCATGACCGAGTTTGGTATCCCATACGACATGGACGACCAGAAGGCGTACAAGACGGGGGATTACGCCAGCCAGTCGGCTGCCATGGACGCCAACCACTTCGCCGTGGAGTCTTCCGGTCTGGAGGGTTACACGCTGTGGCTCTACATGACCAAGAATGTGCACGAAAGAGGAGATCAATGGAATGGTGAAGATCTTTCCATCTTTTCGATAGACGACAAGCTGCTTCCTGTCTCGCCGATACCCCGATCACCCTCGACATCgagcctcctcaaacccggCGACGGCAGCCAGCGCAaagaagttgatgatgacggcaGTGTCACGCCAGCTAACCTCAGGCggtccatcaccaacccgtCCATCTCGAGTGAGGTGACCAGTCGGCAGCCCGAGCTCACTGTCGCTCCTGGGTACCGAGCTGCCGAAGCCTACGTGCGACCGGCACCTGTCGTTACGGTCGGGACTATCAAGAATTACTTTTTCGATCTCAAGCAGTGCCAGTTCAACATGACCATCATCGCCCATAAAGCAGCCGAAACAGACACGCCGACGATCATTCTCCTTCCTGATTACCATTTTCCAAAGGATGAGTGCATTGTGGAGGTGAGCTCGGGGAAATGGGAGATCAgcagtgatgaggaggagtttaTTATGCTgcagaggttgaggtggtggcatGGGAAGGGAGAGCAGGTGTTGAAGATTACGGGGGTGGTCAAGAAGCATAacattggggagggggaggggggctaTTATGATCAACTGAGTAATGCTGTGGATTTTGTGGGGAGTTGCTCGGTGATGTAA
- a CDS encoding hypothetical protein (COG:G; CAZy:GH47; EggNog:ENOG503NXK1), with the protein MFRLRRYRVFLICAFVITVLLYHVSKNSQWDRTQEIWHTSTRHRETKVETKPAEKAQAPVVAKPPVVKEDPAVVEVKPPAPKVQVEEKPTPEVVDDHDHDHGHGDTPVKIPSLKEESKEKGSYDLPTKPPPLKGTHEKEQPPKDKSTTTATIPDRLPGSGIGSHNHDNTPSEPDLETTSTTAIHWTKPSEWFPIPPESIIPLPTGKPKPIPTIQAKFEPETPQAREKRELRLAKVKAEAQRAWQGYKIYAWTHDELRPVSKAYHDPFCGWAATLVDSLDTLWIMGLKSEFEDALKAVAEIDFTTTPYRTDIPVFETIIRYLGGLIAAYDISGMKKEYKVLLDKAEELAEILMSVFDTPNRLPILYYQWHPAYNIAPKRAAQNAGVAELGSMSMEFTRLAQLTGENKYYDAVARITDAFEELQNWKGRGRSAIEGIFPEHLDASGCNRSAPWPPVDQQEREDGRVDLGVVGVDGLGVVGGTGVKVQRREEVARGDDGVGGRDQMTPGRPGKKKLPDGFECAPQGLVSSNAWGSYGMGGSQDSAYEYFPKQYLLLGGLVPKYKTMHEKTVAAVKKHLLFRPMAKGDPDILFSAKATSKDGTADSLDYEWEITHLTCFLGGMFGLGGKIFESPEDVEIGKKLAEGCFWAYDVMPTGIMPEYAKIMPCKSATDCKFNETAWHEQLDYRASYRAQEMERYYESKAAWKEQVEEIKKEQALQKERVEKAKEEAARRPVAKSNANSDTGAGSDQKTEPKQPVQQQQEEKPQAREGSFPSRFQRRQLNGTFNEPRGADLQNSLDLNSAPVTNTNTSDDDWATTYSDDDDSQIPLTELTLPPEPIKPMTHEEYIADRLKNEIIPPGFTSLSDKRYILRPEAIESVWYMYRITGDPKWQEKGWKMFESVIKHTQTEVGHSAIRDVTAKGDAGGMDDSMESFWLAETLKYFYLLFAEPEVVSLDEWVLNTEAHPFRRPT; encoded by the exons ATGTTCCGACTCCGTCGATATCGCGTATTCCTGATATGCGCCTTCGTCATCACCGTCCTGCTGTACCACGTCTCCAAGAATTCACAATGGGATAGGACGCAAGAGATATGGCATACCAGCACAAGACATCGGGAGACAAAGGTCGAGACGAAACCGGCCGAGAAAGCCCAGGCGCCCGTTGTTGCCAAACCGCCCGTTGTCAAGGAAGATCCAGCAGTAGTGGAGGTCAAGCCGCCGGCGCCCAAGGTTCAAGTTGAGGAGAAACCAACGCCCGAAGTGGTagacgaccacgaccacgaccacggACACGGCGACACACCAGTCAAGATCCCAAGCCTAAAGGAGGAAAGCAAGGAGAAGGGATCCTACGATTTACCTACCAAACCGCCCCCCCTCAAGGGCACCCACGAGAAAGAACAGCCTCCAAAGGATaaatcaacaaccacagccacGATCCCCGACCGCCTCCCCGGCTCAGGAATCGGCTCCCACAACCACgacaacaccccctccgAACCTGATCTagaaaccacctccaccacagcAATCCACTGGACCAAACCCTCGGAATGgttccccatcccccccgaatccatcatccccctccccaccggcAAACCAAagcccatccccaccatccagGCCAAATTCGAGCCCGAAACCCCCCAGGCCAGAGAGAAGCGTGAGCTCCGCCTGGCAAAAGTCAAGGCCGAAGCCCAGCGCGCCTGGCAGGGCTACAAAATCTACGCCTGGACCCACGACGAGCTCCGCCCCGTGTCAAAAGCCTACCATGACCCCTTTTGCGGCTGGGCAGCCACGCTCGTCGACTCCCTCGACACGCTCTGGATCATGGGTCTCAAGTcggagtttgaggatgcTTTGAAGGCAGTTGCGGAAATCgacttcaccaccacaccttACCGAACGGACATTCCCGTTTTCGAAACGATAATCCGTTAtctgggggggttgattgcGGCGTATGACATCTCGGGCATGAAGAAGGAATACAAAGTGCTGCTGGacaaggcggaggagctggccgagatCTTGATGAGCGTCTTTGACACGCCCAACAGGCTGCCGATCTTGTACTACCAGTGGCACCCGGCGTACAACATTGCGCCGAAACGGGCGGCGCAGAACGCGGGCGTGGCGGAGCTGGGGAGCATGAGCATGGAGTTTACGAGGTTGGCGCAGTTGACGGGGGAGAACAAGTATTATGATGCTGTGGCTAGGATTACGGACGCGTTTGAGGAGTTGCAGAattggaagggaaggggaaggagtgCGATTGAGGGGATTTTCCCGGAGCATTTGGATGCCAGTGGGTGCAATAGGAGTGCGCCTTGGCCGCCGGTTGAtcagcaggagagggaggatgggagggttgatcttggggtggtgggggttgatgggctgggggttgttggggggacgggggttaaggtgcagaggagggaggaggttgccaggggggatgatggggtgggggggagggatcaAATGACGCCGGGAAGGCCGGGGAAGAAAAAGTTGCCGGACGGGTTTGAGTGTGCTCCTCAGGGGCTGGTGAGTTCGAATGCTTGGGGGTCGTACGGGATGGGCGGGAGTCAGGATTCGGCGTATGAGTACTTTCCTAAGCAGtatttgctgctgggggggcTGGTGCCGAAGTACAAGACCATGCATGAGAAGACTGTGGCAGCTGTGAAGAAGCATCTCTTGTTTAGGCCGATGGCGAAGGGGGATCCGGATATTTTGTTTTCGGCCAAGGCGACGAGCAAAGATGGGACGGCCGACAGCTTGGACTATGAGTGGGAGATTACTCACTTGACTTGCTTTCTGGGTGGCATGTTTGGACTTGGGGGAAAGATCTTTGAGAGCCCGGAGGATGTCGAGATTGGGAAGAAGCTTGCGGAGGGTTGCTTCTGGGCCTACGATGTTATGCCCACGGGTATCATGCCTGAGTACGCCAAGATTATGCCTTGCAAGTCGGCGACGGATTGCAAGTTTAACGAGACGGCGTGGCATGAGCAGTTGGACTATAGGGCTTCGTATCGGGCgcaggagatggagaggtaTTACGAGAGCAAGGCTGCTTGGAAGgagcaggtggaggagattaagaaggagcaggcgctgcagaaggagagggtggagaaggcaaaggaggaggcggcgagaCGGCCGGTGGCTAAGAGCAACGCTAATTCCGACACTGGTGCTGGGTCTGACCAGAAGACTGAGCCTAAGCAGCCGgtacagcagcagcaagaagaaaagcCCCAAGCACGGGAGGGGTCGTTCCCCTCTCGCTTCCAACGCCGCCAGTTGAATGGAACTTTTAACGAGCCTAGAGGAGCGGACTTGCAAAACAGCCTGGATCTGAACTCTGCCCCCgtcacaaacaccaacaccagtgatgatgactgggCAACAACCTActcggacgacgacgacagccaAATCCCCCTTACAGAGTTGACCCTACCCCCGGAGCCAATCAAACCAATGACTCACGAAGAGTACATTGCCGACCGCTTGAAGAATGAGATCATCCCCCCCGGCTTCACCTCTTTGAGCGATAAACGCTACATCCTCcg CCCCGAAGCAATCGAGTCGGTCTGGTACATGTACCGCATCACAGGCGATCCCAAATGGCAAGAAAAGGGATGGAAAATGTTTGAGTCTGTGATTAAACACACGCAGACAGAGGTGGGACATTCGGCAATAAGGGACGTCACTGCCAAGGGTGATGCGGGCGGGATGGATGATAGTATGGAGAGTTTCTGGCTGGCGGAGACGCTGAAGTATTTTTATCTGTTGTTTGCGGAGCCCGAGGTGGTGAGTTTGGATGAGTGGGTTTTGAATACGGAGGCGCATCCTTTTAGGAGGCCGACGtag
- the TRM10 gene encoding tRNA (guanine(9)-N(1))-methyltransferase (COG:S; BUSCO:EOG09263760; EggNog:ENOG503NU3A) yields MATVTDPQTIAPDVEMTDSLATTSDSNNLSTANGKRKADTDVSELDNRTIKKNTPSVNNDEQPANPSEAAIDTNIIPAEKAGQTPASTETPSTEEVKPGLSKRELKKLRKQAAYEAYAEQRKQKRKDKRHEKQAQRREEKEELMAKAVEKGLDPMAFIPTKKPLEPNFLPISVVIDCDFEQYMREGELISLSSQLTRSYAMNRKEKNQAHLSLSGFGGKLKERFETKLKNTHLNWKNVIITENNFVDCAQQAINEFIQPYTAYNLPDHVASKETGNVPHMSLDEKFDNKSTEDVEEDSVHKNIVYLTSDSPYTLDRLEPGTAYIIGGLVDRNREKGLCYKRAQEHKVRHAKLPIGDFMAMQSRFVLTTNQVVEIMGKWLQCGDWGQAFLEVIPKRKGGVLKEGGGSQAGGDDEGNVKEEDTKEDQKEDEPDKSTDTEIKPAMD; encoded by the coding sequence ATGGCTACCGTAACCGATCCGCAAACCATCGCACCGGACGTCGAGATGACCGACTCTctggccaccaccagcgactCCAATAACCTCTCGACTGCCAATGGCAAGCGCAAGGCCGACACCGATGTCAGCGAGCTCGATAACAGAaccatcaagaagaacacCCCCTCTGTCAACAACGACGAGCAGCCAGCCAACCCCTCCGAGGCTGCCATCGATACCAACATTATCCCGGCCGAGAAAGCTGGGCAGACTCCGGCTTCGACCGAAACCCCTTCCACCGAAGAGGTCAAGCCTGGTCTCTCCAAGCGCGAGCTCAAGAAGTTGCGCAAACAAGCCGCCTATGAAGCCTACGCCGAGCAGCGCAAGCAGAAGCGCAAAGATAAGCGCCACGAGAAGCAAGCCCAGCGtcgagaagagaaggaggagttgatggcTAAAGCTGTCGAGAAAGGACTCGACCCAATGGCCTTCATTCCCACCAAGAAGCCTCTCGAACCCaacttcctccccatctccgtTGTCATCGATTGTGACTTCGAGCAATACATGCGCGAAGGAGAACTGATTTCCCTGTCGAGCCAGCTCACCAGATCGTACGCAATGAACCGCAAGGAGAAAAACCAAGCTCATCTGTCACTCAGCGGGTTTGGGGGCAAGCTCAAGGAAAGATTTGAGACAAAGCTCAAGAACACCCACCTCAACTGGAAGAATGTGATCATTACCGAAAACAACTTTGTCGACTGCGCCCAGCAAGCTATCAACGAGTTTATTCAGCCCTATACCGCGTACAACCTTCCCGATCACGTCGCTTCGAAGGAGACGGGCAACGTCCCTCACATGAGTCTCGATGAGAAGTTTGATAACAAGTCGACcgaggatgtcgaggaggacaGTGTCCACAAGAATATTGTCTACCTCACTTCCGACTCGCCGTATACCCTTGACAGACTCGAACCAGGGACCGCGTACATCATTGGAGGGTTGGTCGATCGCAACAGGGAGAAGGGTCTTTGCTACAAGAGAGCGCAAGAACACAAGGTTCGCCATGCGAAGTTGCCGATCGGGGATTTCATGGCCATGCAGAGCCGGTTTGTTTTGACGACGAACCAGGTGGTGGAGATTATGGGGAAGTGGCTGCAGTGTGGTGACTGGGGGCAGGCCTTTTTGGAGGTGATCCCGAAGCGGAAGGGTGGTGTGCtgaaggagggtggtgggagtcaagctgggggtgatgacgaggggaatgtcaaggaggaggataccaAGGAGGATcagaaggaggatgagccggACAAGTCGACCGACACTGAGATCAAGCCGGCGATGGATTAG
- the BCK1 gene encoding mitogen-activated protein kinase kinase kinase (COG:T; EggNog:ENOG503NVHJ), translating to MGALTSATYIPQGDTYGEGVGIPGLGLEDSAIGWNMGAHLESATATPLDESSGRDRLYANAMAQRGSSTTSNATVSSVSVPPELAAQWPMEKVLGWLQANSFSSHWQETFKYLGLDGARFLELGSSHGGRGNFGMMHQQVYPRLLALSGPEWNQAREREEGKRMRRLVRSIVTGRPVEVKGGRLGGGQQQPQHARQNSTSAPPAVTGGQTGNRSAESPNTPNPIKIPEFGFSRRFSQSRATTMPTLSSTMPTDHRNMMKEIDTSRRHSPTLSESGEAGGTFRGGSTPLSGGGGGGGGGRDSPSAGSPNPASGLFPSSTAGNLSASPHSSRFGHRSRNSTDSVSSSAAIYGSGVPADAAAMLKSGMNIADVVNAARNANDRRHAQDGGRPSPQESGGGDRSAGEPPGSAKGSGSFLSIFTRKKHGRKDDGFGGDEDSPTSPGLSFKPQSLGDNRPGSSAGTYGHHHAGNVRANRGGPRVFILATADCWNYRMLDVTDIETASDLRQLICINLGLPESEGAHLYPTELGRFEHDGEALDDSKLLAIKAQRADAIGTLKLFVRVGGPPQMRQTGAQIAMDEETYVKLNGRMRSSSSPPTSRQNTLTGKEGEDKMLTAEAIEYRTEQLRKQKEYLAKRKQVAENNHVADRSPSSSIVGRTVDFDQPRHSPFEDRKMDTLLPQRKPPAPPSDPSATLIKANSLKKTGHGLRLSGDSGYHPKRKTSSDLRSSGDVVFEKQKRWGPVADPSAGIGALLVGMSDGMASIARPRPGGGMMQQRQPSPHRVATEPITSQELQRARAPSPGNVSPSSRRRPSDSFSSQAAVAKKRKSHGPDTDFTDNDVTFSASSMPASKKVDDSDSDDDSDDGLFAIPIAARNSGPDKGKTTAPAEGNSGDSDGASGTSTGKRPSLRLNTRSGSNSRAKKTLSVAFAASPQSSSAGGKTPLEDDDSGRSSSQRRGTPGTPQSEGGWDSEEKDSKISRRKSFIEKDVWANRPPTDALVNNLEDFFPDLDVDQPVLEEGVDQEPPSPIAEGDENNQGSASVPPLPPLPPGLSTGKLHTFYNDNDTLGSDESTLKALESRPVSMQSLAHRSIRRSGGGGGLGRMKSIREVARGANEFGKRYTQGPGQIDAQSSAAAAGNRNTNLMRRKSTKMFNANIVQIQPDRGSLNLAMGGLTTIPQDSLPTRSTNSRESIPKRQTTFRWFKGQLIGKGTFGRVYLGMNATTGEFLAVKEVEVNPKAAQGDKKKMQELVAALDQEIDTMQHLDHVNIVQYLGCERKETSISIFLEYISGGSIGSCLRKHGKFEEPVVASLTRQTLSGLAYLHREGILHRDLKADNILLDLDGTCKISDFGISKKTDNIYGNDKTNSMQGSVFWMAPEVIRSQGEGYSAKVDIWSLGCVVLEMFAGRRPWSKEEAVGAIYKIANGETPPIPEDIREVISPVAIAFMLDCFTVVSSERPTADVLLSQHPFCELDPTYSFLDTELYAKIAGRVNDLGRGQ from the exons ATGGGGGCGCTGACAAGTGCGACATATATTCCGCAGGGAGATACCTatggtgaaggggtgggtATACCCgggctggggctggaggaTAGCGCTATAGGGTGGAACATGGGTGCACATTTGGAGTCTGCCACGGCGACGCCGCTGGATGAGAGTTCGGGGAGGGATAGGTTGTACGCGAATGCTATGGCGCAGCGGGGGTCGTCGACGACGAGCAATGCTACTGTCTCTTCGGTTTCTGTCCCGCCTGAGCTGGCGGCGCAGTGGCCGATGGAGAAGGTGCTGGGGTGGTTGCAGGCGAATAGCTTTTCGAGTCACTGGCAGGAGACGTTCAAGTATCTTGGGCTGGACGGGGCGAGgtttttggagttggggagcagtcatgggggaagggggaattTTGGGATGATGCATCAGCAGGTTTATCCGCGGTTGCTGGCGCTGAGCGGGCCGGAATGGAAccaggcgagggagagggaggaggggaagaggatgagaaggttggtgaggagtATTGTTACGGGGAGGCCGGTGGAGGtaaaaggggggaggttaggcgggggacagcagcagccgcagcatGCGAGGCAGAATTCGACGAGCGCCCCGCCCGCGGTGACGGGGGGTCAGACGGGGAACAGGTCGGCCGAGAGCCCTAAT ACGCCCAATCCGATCAAGATCCCAGAGTTTGGGTTTAGCAGGAGGTTCTCCCAGTCTCGCGCCACGACGATGCCTACGCTCAGCAGCACCATGCCGACGGATCACAGAAACATGATGAAAGAAATTGACACCAGCCGCCGCCACAGCCCGACGTTGAGTGAGTCCGGCGAGGCGGGTGGCACATTCCGTGGTGGTTCGACCCCGTTGagcggaggcggcggcggcggcggcggcggcagggACAGCCCGAGTGCCGGAAGCCCGAATCCCGCCTCGGGTCTTTTCCCGTCCTCCACTGCTGGAAATCTCTCAGCGTCTCcacacagcagcaggttCGGCCACCGATCGCGAAACAGCACCGACTCTGTCTCGTCCAGTGCAGCAATCTACGGCAGCGGTGTACCTGCCGACGCGGCCGCCATGTTGAAGAGCGGCATGAATATCGCAGATGTGGTGAATGCCGCCCGGAATGCGAATGACAGGCGGCATGCCCAGGATGGGGGGAGGCCGTCTCCGCAGGAGTCTGGTGGCGGGGATAGGAGTGCGGGAGAGCCGCCTGGGAGCGCAAAGGGGAGTGGTTCGTTCTTGTCGATTTTTACGAGGAAGAAGCACGGGAGGAAggatgatgggtttgggggggatgaggattcGCCGACGAGTCCGGGGTTGAGTTTTAAGCCGCAGAGCTTGGGGGATAACAGGCCGGGAAGCAGTGCGGGCACGTACGGGCATCATCATGCGGGCAATGTGAGGGCGAATCGGGGCGGGCCGAGGGTGTTCATTCTTGCCACGGCTGATTGTTGGAATTATCGGATGCTGGATGTGACGGATATCGAGACGGCATCGGATTTGAGGCAGTTGATCTGCATCAATTTGGGGTTGCCCGAGAGCGAGGGGGCTCACCTCTACCCCACCGAGCTGGGCAGGTTTGAGCATGATGGGGAGGCTCTTGATGATTCGAAGCTGCTGGCTATCAAGGCGCAGAGGGCTGATGCGATTGGAACGCTGAAGCTGTTTGTCCGTGTGGGTGGACCGCCACAGATGCGCCAGACGGGCGCCCAGATCGCCATGGACGAGGAGACTTATGTCAAGCTGAACGGAAGGATGCGGTCTAGTTCGTCGCCGCCGACCTCGAGGCAGAACACGCTGACGggcaaggagggagaggacaAGATGCTGACTGCAGAAGCGATCGAGTACCGGACCGAGCAGCTGAGGAAACAAAAAGAGTATCTTGCCAAACGTAAGCAGGTCGCTGAAAACAATCACGTTGCTGACAGGAGCCCCTCGTCTTCCATTGTTGGCAGAACCGTCGATTTCGACCAGCCTCGGCACTCGCCCTTTGAGGACCGAAAGATGGACACTTTGCTGCCCCAGCGCAAGCCGCCGGCGCCCCCTAGCGACCCCTCGGCCACGCTGATCAAGGCGAACTCGTTGAAGAAGACGGGCCACGGCCTGCGCCTGTCGGGCGACAGCGGGTACCACCCCAAACGGAAGACGTCGTCTGACTTGCGCAGCAGCGGCGACGTCGTGTTTGAGAAGCAGAAGCGATGGGGTCCCGTAGCCGACCCGTCGGCGGGCATCGGGGCGCTGCTAGTGGGCATGAGCGACGGCATGGCCAGCATAGCGCGGCCCCGGCCAGGGGGTGGCATGATGCAACAACGACAGCCGTCGCCGCACCGGGTGGCCACGGAACCTATCACGTCCCAGGAGCTTCAAAGAG CGCGCGCCCCGTCGCCCGGGAACGTCAGCCCAAGCTCCCGACGGCGGCCGAGCGATTCCTTCAGCAGCCAGGCGGCTGTAGCCAAGAAGCGGAAATCACACGGTCCGGATACCGATTTCACGGACAACGATGTGACCTTCTCGGCGAGCTCGATGCCGGCGAGTAAGAAGGTGGacgactcggactcggatGATGATTCGGATGATGGGCTGTTTGCCATTCCCATCGCGGCGAGGAACTCCGGTCCGGACAAGGGCAAGACGACAGCGCCAGCCGAAGGGAACAGCGGCGATTCGGATGGTGCTtccggcaccagcaccgggaaacggccgagtttgaggctGAACACGAGGTCGGGGAGCAACAGCCGGGCGAAGAAGACGCTTTCAGTGGCGTTTGCCGCCTCGCCGCAGTCGAGCAGTGCGGGGGGGAAGACGccgttggaggatgatgatagcGGGAGGTCGTCTTcgcagaggagggggacgcCGGGGACGCCGCAGagtgaaggggggtgggactcggaggagaaggacagcAAGATTAGCAGGAGGAAGTCGTTCATCGAGAAGGACGTGTGGGCCAATCGTCCTCCGACGGACGCGCTGGTTAACAACCTGGAGGATTTCTTTCCCGACCTGGATGTTGACCAgccggtgctggaggagggggtggatcAGGAGCCGCCGTCGCCCATTGCGGAAGGGGATGAGAACAATCAGGGGAGCGCTTCGGTGCCGCcgttgccgccgctgcccccgGGGTTGTCGACTGGGAAGTTGCACACTTTTTACAATGACAACGACACCTTGGGATCGGATGAGTCGACGCTCAAGGCGCTTGAGTCGAGGCCTGTGTCGATGCAGTCGCTCGCGCATAGGAGCATCAGGCGGTCGGGAGGGGGCggcgggttggggaggatgaagtcTATCCGTGAGGTGGCCAGGGGGGCGAACGAGTTTGGCAAACGGTACACCCAGGGCCCTGGCCAAATCGACGCTCAGagctccgccgccgctgcgGGGAATAGAAACACCAacctgatgaggaggaagagcacAAAAATGTTCAACGCCAACATCGTCCAGATCCAACCCGACAGGGGgtccctcaacctcgccatgGGAGGGCtgaccaccatcccccaagACAGCCTCCCGACCCGGTCCACCAACAGCAGGGAGAGCATCCCCAAACGCCAGACCACCTTCCGCTGGTTCAAAGGTCAGCTCATCGGCAAGGGAACCTTTGGCAGAGTTTACTTGGGCATGAACGCCACGACGGGCGAGTTCCTCGCCGTCAAGGAAGTAGAAGTCAACCCCAAGGCCGCCCAGggcgacaagaagaagatgcaGGAGCTGGTCGCCGCGCTGGACCAGGAGATCGACACGATGCAGCATTTGGATCACGTCAACATTGTGCAGTACCTCGGCTGCGAGAGGAAAGAGACGTCGATCTCCATCTTTTTGGAGTACATCTCCGGCGGCAGCATCGGCTCCTGCTTGCGCAAGCATGGGAAATTCGAAGAACCCGTCGTCGCGTCTCTGACTCGGCAGACGCTGTCTGGGCTGGCGTACCTCCACAGAGAAGGCATCCTCCACCGCGACCTAAAGGCTGATAACATCCTTCTCGACCTGGACGGGACGTGCAAGATTTCGGATTTTGGGATTTCGAAAAAGACGGATAATATCTACGGCAACGACAAGACGAATTCAATGCAGGGGAGCGTGTTTTGGATGGCCCCCGAGGTTATCAGGAgccagggggaggggtacaGCGCCAAGGTTGATATTTGGAGCTTGGGGTGCGTGGTGCTGGAGATGTTtgcggggaggaggccgtggagcaaggaggaggcggtgggggcGATTTACAAGATTGCCAACGGGGAGACGCCGCCTATTCCGGAGGATATCAGGGAGGTGATTAGCCCGGTGGCGATTGCGTTCATGTTGGATTGCTTTACTGT GGTCTCGAGCGAACGTCCGACGGCTGATGTTTTGCTCAGCCAGCATCCATTCTGCGAGTTGGACCCAACGTATAGCTTTTTGGATACGGAGCTGTATGCCAAGATTGCGGGGAGGGTTAatgatttggggagggggcagtAA